The following are encoded together in the Deltaproteobacteria bacterium genome:
- a CDS encoding aminotransferase class I/II-fold pyridoxal phosphate-dependent enzyme → MNPIAEELNQVIRAGNEHIYGTLSEVGKNLFFPKGILSQGAEAKEKAHKFNATIGMATEKGRTMHLPSVMAMLHEIEPEEALTYAPSFGIPPLRQAWQEELLRKNPSLKGKEISLPVVSHAITHGLSVVSDMWVDPGDTIVLPDKMWGNYNLIFSVRRGARIVTYPLFDGDGAFNLKGFEACVEGEAASAKKIIVILNFPNNPTGYTVTPREADGIADILRKVAEKGVRVLALTDDAYFGLFYTDDALKESIFTRLIGQDPRLLTIKLDGATKENYVWGLRVGFVTYGATLTGETRPVYEALEKKTAGAVRGSISNASRLGQEIVLKSLKADSYLAEKEDKLEIMQERAQEVMRVLSDTKFQDVWEPYPFNSGYFMCLRLKTVDAEALRVHLLDTYGIGLISLGETDLRVAFSCLEKEDTRELFDTLFQAVKDLEA, encoded by the coding sequence TCCCAGGGCGCCGAGGCAAAGGAAAAGGCCCATAAGTTCAACGCCACCATCGGAATGGCCACTGAAAAGGGAAGGACCATGCACCTCCCCTCGGTGATGGCCATGCTGCATGAGATCGAACCCGAGGAGGCGCTTACCTATGCCCCTTCTTTCGGCATTCCCCCCCTCCGCCAGGCCTGGCAGGAGGAACTGTTGAGAAAAAACCCCTCTCTGAAGGGAAAAGAGATCAGCCTGCCGGTCGTGTCCCACGCCATTACCCACGGCCTCAGCGTGGTATCGGACATGTGGGTGGACCCGGGCGATACGATCGTCCTGCCGGACAAGATGTGGGGCAATTACAACCTCATTTTTTCCGTCCGCAGGGGGGCGCGGATTGTCACCTATCCGCTCTTTGATGGCGACGGGGCATTCAATCTGAAGGGATTCGAGGCCTGTGTTGAGGGCGAGGCGGCATCCGCCAAAAAGATTATCGTGATCCTCAATTTTCCCAACAACCCCACCGGCTATACCGTCACCCCCCGGGAGGCCGACGGGATTGCGGATATCCTGAGGAAGGTTGCGGAGAAGGGCGTCCGGGTCCTCGCCCTGACCGACGATGCCTACTTCGGTCTCTTTTACACCGACGATGCCCTGAAAGAATCGATCTTCACCCGGCTGATCGGCCAGGACCCCAGGCTCCTCACCATCAAGCTGGACGGGGCAACCAAGGAAAACTACGTCTGGGGCCTGCGGGTCGGTTTTGTCACCTACGGCGCCACACTTACAGGGGAAACAAGACCCGTCTACGAGGCCCTTGAAAAGAAGACCGCGGGCGCGGTCAGGGGATCCATCTCCAATGCCTCCCGTTTGGGCCAGGAGATCGTTCTCAAGTCCCTTAAGGCGGATTCCTATCTGGCGGAAAAGGAAGATAAACTGGAGATCATGCAGGAGCGGGCCCAGGAGGTGATGCGCGTCCTTTCAGATACGAAATTCCAGGATGTGTGGGAACCCTATCCCTTCAATTCAGGCTATTTCATGTGTCTGCGGCTCAAGACCGTCGATGCCGAAGCCCTCCGGGTCCATCTCCTCGACACCTACGGGATCGGACTCATCTCATTGGGGGAGACCGATCTCCGCGTGGCCTTCTCCTGCCTGGAAAAGGAAGACACCCGGGAACTCTTTGACACGCTCTTTCAGGCGGTCAAGGATCTGGAGGCATAG